In Salmo trutta chromosome 28, fSalTru1.1, whole genome shotgun sequence, one DNA window encodes the following:
- the LOC115166399 gene encoding cytosolic sulfotransferase 1-like, translating to MTLLPDPIISTWLFSSVVFGPWSNHVTGWWEKKQTHSKLLYLFYEDMVEVNQITTSCAIKMLLELEYMEEKERVRGRVQFENMKKNSFVNYFTSLAMDFKISPFMRKGKVGDWKNHFTVAQSEQFDEDYKKKMKNITVQFHTVV from the exons atgaCATTACTGCCTGATCCTATCATTTCCACATGGCTGTTTTCCTCAGTGGTGTTTGGTCCCTGGTCCAACCATGTGACCGGCTGGTGGGAGAAAAAACAGACTCACTCTAAACTCCTCTATCTGTTCTATGAGGACATGGTTGAGGTGAATCAAATAACCACCTCCTGTGCCATAAAGATGCTCTTAGAGTTAGAGTAca tggaggagaaggagagagtgagaggaagagtgCAGTTTGAAAACATGAAGAAGAACAGCTTTGTCAACTACTTCACCAGCCTAGCCATGGACTTCAAGATCTCTCCCTTCATGCGAAAAG GAAAGGTTGGTGACTGGAAGAACCATTTCACTGTGGCCCAGAGTGAACAGTTTGATGAAGACTAtaagaagaagatgaagaacaTCACCGTTCAGTTTCACACTGTAGTCTAG
- the LOC115166438 gene encoding pro-thyrotropin-releasing hormone-A-like → MKSTCLIILASLAVCNLTVARGQSIPAEEKTGDRQIDDIILQRAESILLRSILKMTEDEDGVNEALSSQPEWLVNPGKREEDEDEDSREVQKRQHPGKREDEMDSFVELQKRQHPGKRSMLEQITENSAFLSELSKRQHPGKRYLMRYSKRQHPGRRDVDDELDAGDLQELEKRQHPGKRYWDNMSPDLGANSPCDVLDPGCSKANLLLELLDNVTKSRAAEKRQHPGKRSAPDEDLTEQE, encoded by the exons ATGAAGTCCACCTGCCTGATCATTCTGGCATCCCTGGCAGTCTGCAACCTGACCGTGGCTCGAGGACAGAGCATCCCCGCTGAGGAGAAAACGGGAGACCGGCAGATAGACGACATCATCCTACAGAGGGCAGAGAGCATCCTGCTCCGCTCCATTCTAAAAATGACAGAGGATGAGGATGGTGTGAATG AGGCATTGTCCTCTCAGCCAGAGTGGCTAGTCAACCCTGGTAAACGAGAGGAGGACGAGGACGAAGACTCTAGGGAGGTCCAGAAAAGACAGCACCCAGGAAAACGTGAAGACGAAATGGACTCTTTTGTGGAGCTCCAGAAAAGGCAGCATCCAGGCAAGCGCTCAATGCTGGAGCAGATTACAGAGAACTCCGCATTTCTAAGTGAACTCTCCAAACGTCAGCACCCGGGCAAGCGCTACCTGATGAGGTACAGCAAGCGCCAGCATCCCGGCAGGCGAGATGTGGACGACGAGTTAGACGCAGGGGACCTACAGGAGTTGGAGAAGCGCCAACATCCCGGCAAACGTTACTGGGATAACATGAGCCCGGATTTGGGCGCCAACAGTCCCTGTGACGTGCTGGACCCTGGCTGCAGTAAAGCCAACCTGTTGCTCGAGCTATTAGACAACGTGACCAAGAGTCGCGCAGCGGAGAAGAGACAGCACCCGGGCAAAAGGTCCGCACCTGACGAGGATTTGACTGAACAGGAGTGA